One Pseudomonas sp. MH9.2 DNA segment encodes these proteins:
- a CDS encoding DUF2288 domain-containing protein — protein sequence MTKEASTLYAKLLGETAAITWSELQPFFARGALLWVEAPLDLIEVAHAVAENQADKVAAWLAAGEVSKVAESRALDLLERDPPLWAVVVAPWVLIQDRAQV from the coding sequence ATGACGAAAGAAGCTAGCACCCTCTATGCCAAACTGCTTGGCGAAACCGCCGCAATCACTTGGAGTGAATTGCAACCATTCTTTGCGAGGGGTGCCCTGTTGTGGGTCGAAGCTCCCTTGGATTTGATCGAAGTGGCGCACGCAGTGGCCGAAAATCAGGCCGATAAAGTGGCTGCCTGGCTTGCTGCGGGGGAGGTCAGCAAGGTGGCTGAATCACGGGCGCTGGATCTTCTTGAGCGCGATCCACCTCTTTGGGCGGTTGTCGTGGCGCCTTGGGTATTGATCCAGGACAGGGCGCAGGTCTGA
- a CDS encoding branched-chain amino acid ABC transporter substrate-binding protein, whose amino-acid sequence MTKGTKQISKLFAALVLAGVASHSFAADTIKIGIAGPKTGAVAQYGDMQFSGAKMAIEQINAKGGVDGKKLEAIEYDDACDPKQAVAVANKVVNDGVKFVVGHLCSSSTQPASDIYEDEGIIMVTPAATSPEITARGYKMVFRTIGLDSAQGPAAGNYIADVVKPKVVAVIHDKQQYGEGIATAVKKTLESKGVKVALFEGINAGDKDFSSMIAKMKQANVDFVYYGGYHPELGLILRQAKEKGLKAGFMGPEGVGNASISQIAQDASEGLLVTLPKSFDQDPSNKALVEAFAAKKEDPSGPFVFPAYAAVEVIADGIKNAKSEDTAKVAAAIRAGTFKTPTGDLSFDSKGDLKDFKFVVYTWHKDGTKTEAPLK is encoded by the coding sequence ATGACTAAGGGTACTAAGCAGATTTCCAAGCTGTTTGCCGCATTGGTTCTGGCAGGGGTTGCCAGCCATTCGTTCGCTGCAGATACCATCAAGATCGGTATCGCCGGCCCTAAAACAGGTGCTGTTGCCCAATACGGCGATATGCAGTTCAGTGGCGCAAAAATGGCCATCGAGCAAATCAACGCCAAAGGCGGCGTTGACGGCAAGAAACTCGAAGCTATCGAATACGACGATGCCTGTGATCCGAAGCAAGCGGTCGCGGTCGCCAACAAAGTCGTCAACGATGGCGTGAAATTCGTTGTGGGCCACCTGTGCTCCAGCTCGACTCAACCGGCTTCGGACATCTACGAAGACGAAGGCATCATCATGGTGACCCCGGCCGCTACCAGCCCGGAAATCACCGCACGTGGCTATAAAATGGTCTTCCGCACCATTGGTCTGGACAGCGCCCAAGGCCCGGCGGCCGGTAACTACATCGCTGATGTCGTCAAACCGAAAGTCGTTGCTGTCATCCATGACAAGCAACAATACGGTGAAGGTATCGCGACCGCAGTGAAGAAAACCCTCGAAAGCAAAGGCGTGAAAGTCGCCCTGTTCGAAGGCATCAACGCTGGCGACAAAGACTTCTCGTCGATGATCGCGAAGATGAAGCAAGCCAATGTCGACTTCGTTTACTACGGCGGCTACCACCCTGAATTGGGTCTGATCCTGCGTCAGGCGAAAGAGAAAGGCCTGAAAGCCGGCTTCATGGGTCCAGAAGGCGTGGGTAACGCGTCGATCTCCCAGATCGCTCAGGATGCTTCCGAAGGCCTGCTGGTGACCCTGCCTAAATCTTTTGACCAGGACCCTTCCAACAAGGCACTGGTAGAAGCATTTGCGGCGAAGAAAGAAGACCCAAGCGGCCCGTTCGTATTCCCGGCTTACGCAGCGGTTGAAGTGATCGCAGACGGCATCAAGAACGCCAAGAGCGAAGACACCGCCAAAGTGGCTGCGGCGATCCGTGCAGGCACCTTCAAGACCCCGACTGGCGACCTGAGCTTTGATAGCAAGGGCGACCTGAAAGACTTCAAATTCGTGGTCTACACCTGGCACAAAGACGGCACAAAAACAGAAGCTCCGCTGAAATAA
- the livH gene encoding high-affinity branched-chain amino acid ABC transporter permease LivH, producing the protein MPEIDIYHFFQQLINGLTIGSTYALIAIGYTMVYGIIGMINFAHGEVYMIGSYVAFIAIAGLTMLGLDSLPLLITAAFVASIVVTSAYGYAIERVAYRPLRGSNRLIPLISAIGMSIFLQNTVLLSQDSKDKSIPNLIPGNFVFGTTSTHEVVISYMQILIFIVTLVAMLALTWFISRSRLGRACRACAEDIKMANLLGINTNNIIALTFVIGAALAAVAAVLLSMQYGVINPNAGFLVGIKAFTAAVLGGIGSIPGAMLGGLVLGVAEAFGADIFGDQYKDVVAFALLVLVLLVRPTGLLGRPEVEKV; encoded by the coding sequence ATGCCTGAGATAGATATCTATCACTTTTTCCAACAGCTGATTAATGGCCTGACCATTGGCAGCACCTATGCCTTGATCGCCATCGGCTACACCATGGTTTACGGGATCATTGGCATGATCAACTTCGCCCACGGCGAGGTGTACATGATCGGTTCGTACGTGGCGTTCATCGCCATCGCCGGCCTGACCATGCTCGGTCTGGACAGCTTGCCGCTGCTGATCACCGCCGCATTCGTCGCAAGCATCGTCGTCACCAGTGCTTACGGCTACGCCATCGAGCGTGTTGCCTACCGCCCGTTGCGCGGCAGCAACCGATTGATCCCGCTGATCTCAGCCATCGGGATGTCGATCTTTCTGCAAAACACGGTTTTGCTCTCTCAAGACTCGAAAGACAAATCGATCCCCAACTTGATCCCTGGCAACTTCGTGTTCGGCACCACCAGTACCCATGAGGTGGTGATTTCGTACATGCAGATTCTGATTTTCATCGTCACCCTGGTCGCCATGCTCGCACTGACCTGGTTCATCTCACGCTCTCGTCTGGGCCGCGCCTGCCGCGCCTGCGCTGAAGACATCAAGATGGCCAACCTGCTCGGTATCAACACCAACAACATCATCGCCCTGACCTTCGTCATCGGTGCCGCGCTGGCTGCGGTCGCTGCGGTATTGCTCAGCATGCAATACGGAGTGATCAACCCCAACGCCGGTTTCCTCGTCGGGATCAAGGCATTTACCGCCGCAGTACTGGGCGGCATCGGCAGTATTCCCGGCGCGATGCTGGGTGGATTGGTATTGGGCGTAGCTGAAGCCTTTGGTGCCGATATTTTCGGCGACCAATACAAGGATGTGGTGGCCTTCGCTCTTCTCGTCTTGGTGCTGTTGGTCCGGCCGACCGGCCTGCTTGGCCGTCCGGAGGTTGAAAAAGTATGA
- a CDS encoding high-affinity branched-chain amino acid ABC transporter permease LivM, with the protein MTRNLKSAFFSALLVLAVAYPILGLKLEIVGVNLAVIGTSTTTLFAIFACAVAMFLRVLFHEPIAAAWRSTPSMPLIPAKASNFLTLPSTQRWIILGLILVALVWPFFGSRGAVDIATLILIYVMLGLGLNIVVGLAGLLDLGYVGFYAVGAYTYALLSHYYGLGFWICLPIAGMMSALFGFLLGFPVLRLRGDYLAIVTLGFGEIIRLLLRNLTGLTGGPNGISNIPKPTLFGLTFEKTAAEGMQTFHEFFGIAYSSVNKVIFLYLVALLLALLALFVINRLLRMPIGRAWEALREDEIACRALGLNPTIIKLSAFTLGACFAGFAGSFFAARQGLVTPESFTFIESAIILAIVVLGGMGSQLGVILAAVVLILMPELMRDFSEYRMLMFGALMVLMMIWRPQGLLPMQRPHMELQR; encoded by the coding sequence ATGACCAGGAATCTTAAATCGGCGTTTTTCAGCGCCTTGCTGGTGCTGGCAGTCGCCTACCCGATCCTCGGCCTCAAGCTGGAAATCGTCGGCGTCAATCTGGCTGTCATTGGCACCAGCACCACAACCTTGTTCGCCATTTTCGCCTGCGCTGTTGCGATGTTCCTGCGGGTATTGTTCCACGAACCTATCGCCGCGGCCTGGCGTTCGACGCCAAGCATGCCGCTGATTCCAGCCAAGGCCAGCAACTTCCTGACCCTGCCTTCGACTCAGCGCTGGATCATCCTTGGCTTGATTCTGGTGGCGCTGGTCTGGCCGTTCTTCGGCTCGCGCGGGGCGGTGGATATCGCCACACTGATCCTGATCTACGTGATGCTCGGCCTTGGCCTGAACATCGTGGTCGGTCTGGCCGGTCTGCTCGATCTGGGTTATGTCGGCTTCTACGCCGTCGGCGCCTACACCTATGCCCTGCTCTCGCATTACTACGGACTCGGTTTCTGGATCTGCTTGCCGATTGCCGGGATGATGTCAGCGCTGTTTGGCTTTCTCCTCGGTTTCCCGGTGTTGCGTCTGCGCGGTGACTACCTGGCGATCGTGACCCTCGGTTTCGGCGAGATCATCCGTCTGTTGCTGCGTAACCTGACAGGCCTTACCGGTGGCCCGAACGGCATCAGTAACATCCCGAAACCGACCCTGTTCGGCCTGACGTTCGAGAAAACGGCGGCTGAAGGCATGCAGACCTTCCACGAGTTCTTCGGCATCGCCTACAGCTCGGTGAACAAGGTGATTTTCCTGTATCTGGTCGCGCTGTTGCTGGCCCTGCTGGCGTTGTTCGTCATCAACCGCTTGCTGCGCATGCCCATTGGTCGTGCCTGGGAAGCCTTGCGTGAAGACGAAATCGCCTGCCGCGCACTGGGTCTTAACCCGACCATCATCAAGCTTTCGGCCTTCACCCTTGGCGCCTGCTTTGCCGGTTTCGCCGGTAGCTTCTTCGCGGCTCGCCAAGGTCTGGTGACCCCGGAGTCATTCACCTTCATCGAGTCGGCGATCATCCTCGCCATCGTCGTGCTGGGAGGGATGGGCTCGCAACTGGGGGTAATCCTCGCCGCCGTGGTGCTGATCCTGATGCCTGAATTGATGCGTGATTTCAGTGAATACCGAATGTTGATGTTCGGCGCCCTGATGGTGCTGATGATGATCTGGCGTCCACAAGGTCTGCTGCCCATGCAACGTCCCCATATGGAGCTGCAGCGATGA
- the livG gene encoding high-affinity branched-chain amino acid ABC transporter ATP-binding protein LivG, whose protein sequence is MTRPILQVSGLCMRFGGLLAVNGVGLTVNEKQVVSMIGPNGAGKTTVFNCLTGFYKPTAGSILLDGEAIEGLAGHQIARKGVVRTFQNVRLFKEMTAVENLLVAQHRHLNTNFLAGLFKTPAFRKSEREAMEYAGHWLEQVNLKEFANRPAGTLAYGQQRRLEIARCMMTRPRILMLDEPAAGLNPRETEDLKALIGVLRNEHNATVLLIEHDMKLVMSISDHIVVINQGCPLADGTPAQIRDNPEVIKAYLGEA, encoded by the coding sequence ATGACCCGTCCGATTCTGCAAGTCAGCGGCCTGTGCATGCGCTTTGGCGGCTTGTTGGCGGTCAATGGCGTCGGCCTGACCGTTAATGAAAAACAAGTGGTGTCGATGATCGGTCCGAACGGTGCCGGCAAAACCACCGTATTCAACTGCCTGACCGGTTTCTACAAACCCACGGCGGGCAGCATCCTGCTCGACGGCGAAGCGATCGAAGGCCTTGCCGGCCATCAAATCGCCCGCAAAGGCGTGGTGCGTACCTTCCAGAACGTGCGTCTATTCAAGGAAATGACGGCAGTGGAGAACTTGCTGGTTGCCCAGCATCGTCACCTCAACACCAATTTCCTGGCAGGCCTGTTCAAAACCCCGGCGTTCCGCAAGAGCGAGCGTGAGGCGATGGAATACGCGGGGCACTGGCTGGAGCAGGTCAACCTCAAGGAGTTCGCCAACCGCCCTGCCGGCACCCTGGCCTACGGTCAGCAACGCCGTCTGGAAATCGCCCGCTGCATGATGACCCGCCCGCGCATCCTGATGCTCGACGAGCCGGCAGCCGGTCTGAACCCGCGCGAAACCGAAGACTTGAAAGCGCTGATCGGCGTGTTGCGCAATGAGCACAACGCCACGGTGTTGCTGATCGAACACGACATGAAGCTGGTCATGAGCATCTCCGACCATATTGTTGTGATCAATCAGGGCTGTCCCCTGGCAGACGGCACGCCTGCACAGATCCGTGATAATCCTGAAGTAATCAAAGCCTACCTGGGGGAAGCGTAA
- a CDS encoding ABC transporter ATP-binding protein gives MLQFENVSTFYGKIQALHSVNVEIRQGEIVTLIGANGAGKSTLLMTLCGSPRAHSGSIRYMGEELVGLDSSQIMRKSIAVVPEGRRVFARLTVEENLAMGGFFTAKGDYQEQMDKVLHLFPRLKERFNQRGGTMSGGEQQMLAIGRALMSKPKLLLLDEPSLGLAPIIIQQIFEIVEQLRRDGVTVFLVEQNANQALKIADRAYVLENGRVVMQGTGEELLVDPKVRDAYLGG, from the coding sequence ATGCTGCAATTCGAAAACGTTTCCACCTTCTACGGCAAGATCCAGGCCCTGCACTCGGTCAACGTCGAGATTCGTCAGGGCGAGATTGTCACCCTGATCGGTGCCAACGGTGCCGGCAAATCCACCTTGTTGATGACGTTGTGCGGTTCGCCGCGCGCTCACAGCGGCAGCATTCGCTACATGGGCGAAGAACTGGTCGGCCTGGACTCGTCGCAGATCATGCGTAAAAGCATCGCGGTGGTGCCAGAAGGCCGCCGTGTATTCGCACGGCTGACCGTGGAAGAGAACCTGGCCATGGGCGGGTTCTTCACCGCAAAAGGCGACTATCAGGAGCAGATGGATAAAGTCTTGCACCTGTTCCCGCGCCTGAAAGAACGCTTCAATCAACGCGGCGGTACCATGTCCGGCGGTGAGCAGCAGATGCTTGCCATCGGCCGTGCGCTGATGAGCAAACCCAAGCTGCTGTTGCTCGACGAACCGTCCTTGGGCTTGGCGCCGATCATCATTCAGCAGATTTTCGAGATCGTCGAACAACTGCGCCGTGATGGTGTAACGGTGTTCTTGGTGGAACAGAACGCCAACCAGGCCTTGAAGATCGCCGACCGTGCCTACGTGCTGGAGAACGGCCGTGTGGTCATGCAAGGCACCGGTGAAGAACTGCTGGTCGATCCGAAAGTGCGGGATGCCTATCTGGGCGGCTAA
- a CDS encoding LysR family transcriptional regulator — MSEMDDLAAFAVLIEAGSFTLAAQRLGCSKGQLSKRIKFLETSYSVVLLHRTTRRLSLTAAGAALLPQARALITQVERARQALARLQDEVSGAVRITVPVSLGETFFEGLLMEFSQEYPLVQVELELNNGFRDLHRDGFDLAIRSSVGSDERLVAKPLLAMQELTCASPAYLERCGEPTHPMALSEHRCLLNSHYKGREEWLYHQEHQLMRVHVAGPFASNHYSLLKKGALVGAGIARLPSYMVHAEINDGRLRWLLRDYQTRSSPLYLVHPYEGGLPRRTKVLADYLLGWFERSSTALERL; from the coding sequence ATGAGTGAAATGGATGATCTGGCGGCGTTTGCCGTCTTGATCGAAGCGGGCAGTTTTACCTTGGCCGCGCAACGGCTTGGGTGCAGTAAAGGCCAGTTGTCCAAGCGCATCAAGTTTCTGGAAACCAGTTACTCAGTGGTGTTGCTGCATCGCACCACGCGTCGTTTGAGCCTGACCGCAGCGGGTGCTGCCCTGTTGCCCCAAGCCAGGGCGCTGATCACACAGGTCGAGCGAGCCCGGCAAGCACTGGCCCGATTGCAGGATGAAGTGTCCGGTGCGGTGCGGATTACGGTGCCAGTGTCGTTGGGCGAAACGTTTTTCGAAGGTTTGCTGATGGAGTTTTCCCAAGAGTACCCACTGGTGCAGGTCGAACTGGAGCTGAACAACGGTTTTCGCGACCTGCACCGGGATGGATTCGACCTGGCCATTCGCTCCAGCGTAGGCAGCGATGAGCGCCTGGTCGCCAAACCGCTGCTGGCCATGCAGGAATTGACCTGTGCCAGCCCGGCCTATCTTGAGCGTTGCGGGGAGCCGACTCATCCCATGGCGTTGAGTGAGCACCGTTGCCTGCTAAACAGCCACTACAAGGGGCGCGAGGAGTGGCTCTACCATCAAGAGCACCAATTGATGCGCGTGCACGTGGCCGGTCCTTTTGCCAGTAACCACTATAGCCTGTTGAAGAAGGGCGCACTGGTGGGTGCAGGAATAGCGCGACTGCCTTCCTACATGGTGCATGCCGAGATCAATGACGGTCGCCTGCGCTGGCTGCTGCGCGATTATCAGACACGCAGTTCACCGTTGTATCTGGTGCATCCCTATGAAGGCGGCTTGCCCCGACGCACGAAAGTACTGGCGGATTACCTCTTGGGCTGGTTCGAGCGCAGCAGCACCGCATTGGAACGGCTCTGA
- a CDS encoding short chain dehydrogenase: MKILLIGANGTIGSAIYQELASRHEVVKIGRTSGDFQVDISDSASIRKLFERTGSFDALVCAAGNVNFVPLAKMTEKDFALGLQDKLMGQVNLLLIGRDFANDGASFTFTTGITSHDPIRTGASASLVNAAIDGFVCAAAIELPRGLRVNSVSPNVVLESMAGYAPYFRGFKPVPVADVALAYAKSVEGLQTGQTYHVG, translated from the coding sequence ATGAAAATTCTCTTGATTGGCGCCAACGGAACCATTGGCTCAGCGATCTACCAGGAACTGGCCTCGCGTCACGAGGTCGTAAAAATCGGCCGTACCAGCGGCGATTTCCAGGTGGATATTAGTGACAGCGCCTCAATCAGAAAACTATTCGAACGGACAGGTTCATTCGATGCACTGGTGTGCGCGGCCGGGAATGTAAACTTCGTGCCCTTGGCAAAAATGACTGAAAAAGACTTTGCATTGGGTCTTCAGGACAAATTGATGGGCCAGGTCAATCTGCTGTTAATCGGCCGCGACTTTGCCAACGACGGTGCCTCGTTCACCTTCACCACTGGCATTACCAGCCACGACCCGATCCGTACTGGCGCGTCGGCCAGCCTGGTGAATGCTGCAATCGATGGTTTTGTTTGTGCAGCGGCCATCGAACTGCCTCGCGGCTTACGGGTAAATTCAGTCAGCCCGAACGTGGTGCTGGAGTCGATGGCGGGTTATGCGCCCTACTTCCGCGGCTTCAAGCCGGTTCCGGTAGCGGATGTGGCGCTGGCTTACGCGAAAAGTGTCGAAGGATTGCAGACGGGGCAGACCTATCACGTCGGCTGA
- a CDS encoding NAD(P)/FAD-dependent oxidoreductase: MLRITEFKLPIDHPEEDLRPALLQRLGIDSDELLDFTLFKRSYDARKKSSELCFIYTIDFTVRDEAALLHTFADDRHIGPAPDVSYKVVGHAPEGLSERPIVVGFGPCGIFAGLLLAQMGFKPIILERGTEVRQRTKDTWGLWRKNVLNPESNVQFGEGGAGTFSDGKLYSQIKDPKFHGRKVLHEFVKAGAPEEILYVSKPHIGTFRLTGVVEHMRHQIEALGGEVRFQQRVTDVLIDNGQLQGVVLGSGEQINSKHVILALGHSARDTFRMLHSRGVYMEAKPFSVGFRIEHPQSLIDRARLGKYAGHPKLGAADYKLVHHAKNGRSVYSFCMCPGGTVVAATSEPHRVVTNGMSQYSRNERNANSGIVVGITPEDYPGGPLAGIELQERLESHAYILGGSTYEAPAQLVGDFIAGKASTALGSVEPSYKPGVKLVDLADALPAYAIEAIREALPAFDKQIKGFSLHDAVLTGIETRTSSPLRITRDATLQSLNVKGLFPAGEGAGYAGGILSAGVDGIRVAEALARDMLGIVE, encoded by the coding sequence ATGTTACGAATCACCGAATTCAAGCTGCCAATCGATCACCCGGAAGAAGACCTGCGACCTGCACTCTTGCAGCGCCTGGGCATCGACAGCGATGAACTGCTCGACTTCACTCTGTTCAAGCGCAGCTACGACGCGCGGAAAAAATCCTCTGAGCTGTGCTTCATCTACACCATCGATTTCACCGTGCGTGATGAAGCCGCTCTGCTGCATACGTTCGCCGATGATCGTCACATCGGTCCGGCGCCGGATGTCAGCTACAAGGTCGTAGGACACGCACCAGAAGGCTTGAGCGAACGGCCGATCGTGGTCGGCTTTGGCCCCTGCGGGATTTTCGCCGGATTGCTGCTGGCGCAGATGGGCTTCAAACCGATCATTCTGGAGCGCGGCACTGAAGTCCGCCAGCGCACCAAGGACACGTGGGGCCTGTGGCGCAAGAATGTGCTCAACCCTGAATCCAACGTGCAATTCGGTGAAGGTGGCGCCGGAACCTTCTCCGACGGTAAGCTTTACAGCCAGATCAAGGACCCGAAATTTCACGGACGCAAGGTGCTGCACGAGTTCGTCAAAGCCGGTGCCCCCGAGGAAATCCTCTACGTCAGCAAACCGCACATCGGCACCTTCCGCCTGACCGGCGTGGTCGAACACATGCGCCATCAGATTGAAGCACTCGGCGGCGAAGTGCGCTTCCAGCAGCGAGTCACAGACGTCCTGATCGATAATGGACAGTTGCAAGGCGTGGTGCTCGGCAGTGGCGAGCAAATCAACTCGAAGCATGTGATTCTGGCGCTGGGACACAGTGCGCGTGACACCTTCCGGATGCTCCACAGCCGTGGCGTGTACATGGAAGCCAAACCGTTTTCGGTCGGGTTCCGTATCGAACACCCACAATCGCTCATCGACCGCGCACGCCTGGGCAAATACGCCGGCCACCCAAAACTGGGGGCGGCCGACTACAAACTGGTGCACCACGCCAAGAACGGTCGGTCGGTGTACAGCTTTTGCATGTGCCCTGGCGGCACCGTGGTGGCCGCGACTTCCGAGCCCCACCGCGTGGTCACCAACGGCATGAGCCAATACTCACGCAACGAGCGCAACGCCAACTCCGGGATTGTGGTCGGCATCACGCCGGAAGACTATCCAGGCGGCCCGCTGGCAGGGATCGAGTTGCAGGAGCGACTGGAGTCCCACGCGTACATTCTGGGCGGCAGCACCTATGAGGCGCCCGCGCAGCTGGTGGGCGACTTCATTGCCGGCAAGGCCTCCACCGCGCTGGGCAGTGTTGAACCGTCCTACAAACCCGGCGTAAAACTGGTGGACCTGGCCGACGCCCTGCCCGCTTACGCCATCGAAGCGATTCGTGAAGCGTTGCCGGCGTTCGACAAGCAGATCAAAGGTTTCTCGCTACACGATGCGGTGTTGACCGGGATCGAGACCCGCACCTCGTCGCCGCTGCGCATTACCCGTGACGCCACCCTGCAGAGTCTGAACGTCAAAGGTCTGTTCCCGGCCGGTGAAGGCGCCGGGTATGCCGGTGGCATTCTGTCTGCCGGGGTCGACGGTATTCGCGTTGCCGAAGCGCTGGCGCGGGATATGTTGGGAATCGTGGAGTAA
- a CDS encoding PLP-dependent cysteine synthase family protein: MSDNRHWAREAIRIIEADFQRSADTHLIPVELPGLPGIELYFKDESSHPTGSLKHRLARSLFLYALCNGWLKAGAPVIEASSGSTAISEAYFARLLGLPFIAVMPASTSQEKIAQIAFYGGKSHLVQDPTQIYAESERLAHESGGHFMDQFTYAERATDWRANNNIAESIFQQLRFERYPEPSWLISSPGTGGTTATLGRYVRYRQHCTRVLCADAERSVFFDYYRSGDASLRLDCGSRIEGIGRPRVEASFLPKVIDAMVKVPDALSLAAMHYLALRLGRRVGGSSGTNLIGALLAAREMVNAGESGSIVAILCDGGERYATTYYDQDWLRAQGYDLAGLIDSVTACAERGEALPEGVLRAGI; this comes from the coding sequence ATGAGCGATAACCGTCACTGGGCCCGTGAAGCGATCCGCATTATCGAAGCGGATTTTCAGCGCAGCGCCGACACCCATTTGATCCCTGTGGAATTGCCCGGCTTGCCCGGCATCGAACTGTACTTCAAGGACGAGTCCAGTCACCCGACCGGCAGCCTCAAGCATCGCTTGGCGCGTTCGCTGTTCCTGTATGCGTTGTGCAATGGCTGGCTTAAAGCCGGGGCCCCGGTGATCGAAGCGTCCAGCGGTTCCACGGCGATTTCCGAGGCCTACTTTGCGCGCTTGCTGGGTTTGCCGTTCATTGCGGTCATGCCCGCTAGCACGTCCCAGGAAAAGATCGCGCAAATTGCCTTTTATGGGGGCAAAAGCCACTTGGTGCAGGACCCGACGCAGATCTATGCCGAGTCCGAGCGTCTGGCCCATGAAAGCGGCGGGCACTTCATGGATCAGTTCACCTATGCTGAACGAGCCACCGACTGGCGGGCGAATAACAACATCGCCGAGTCGATCTTCCAGCAGCTGCGCTTCGAGCGTTACCCCGAACCCAGCTGGTTGATATCAAGTCCTGGCACAGGGGGCACCACCGCGACGCTGGGGCGCTACGTGCGCTATCGCCAGCACTGCACGCGGGTGTTGTGCGCTGATGCCGAGCGGTCAGTGTTCTTTGACTATTACCGGAGCGGTGACGCGAGCTTGCGCCTGGACTGCGGCTCGCGGATCGAAGGCATTGGCCGGCCCAGGGTGGAAGCCTCGTTCCTGCCCAAGGTGATCGACGCGATGGTCAAGGTGCCTGATGCCTTGTCGCTGGCGGCCATGCACTACCTCGCGCTGCGTTTAGGCCGACGGGTAGGCGGATCGAGTGGGACCAACCTGATCGGTGCACTGCTGGCGGCCCGGGAAATGGTCAACGCCGGAGAGTCCGGGTCTATCGTGGCCATTTTGTGTGATGGAGGAGAGCGCTACGCGACGACCTATTACGATCAGGACTGGTTGCGGGCCCAAGGCTATGATTTGGCTGGATTGATCGACAGCGTGACGGCCTGCGCCGAACGGGGCGAGGCCTTGCCGGAAGGGGTGTTGCGGGCGGGGATTTGA